The following coding sequences are from one Lolium rigidum isolate FL_2022 chromosome 6, APGP_CSIRO_Lrig_0.1, whole genome shotgun sequence window:
- the LOC124664149 gene encoding cysteine-rich receptor-like protein kinase 44 → MRPVHWDSDRFPNRTNQAGPKGLFSTSVTKEVEQAVLPNGSVAVKRIRNNHSIDEKLFDREVDSLLTINHQNVVRFLGFCASTEHTAVKIEGSRQHIYAEMRERLLCFEYISNGSLKNHITDELRGLEWNTRYQIIKGICEGLHHLHKEKHIFHMDLKPANILLDNQMRPKITDFGLSRLDEKSETMSEDRCGSLGYCAPEYLSNGKMSFKSDMFSLGIVITELVTGAKGIPENNKNNVLRKWRHRWKKTGKETPLIYQQVAKCMEIGLLCQEIDPSKRPFIWDMIHDIREIEGVNGKFSDDCGYTFGQISPYSEDDMLGVEPLELHFPFEINKQISCSLKLTNQTDAYIAFNIQKMSPLPYHMQPNKGIVPPQSKCSVDVTLQPQHKAPWDMQRADEFVVWSTKVNGLSAEDITINMFNKESGVADAMNLDVVFHTEESTIVSKELILHSITEDMSNIKIDGTMGNVKKSQEYLLLTPLRMSSTCSHNHREPEKESSEPHEASEKTSEVS, encoded by the exons atGAGGCCGGTCCATTGGGACTCGGACCGGTTCCCGAACCGGACCAATCAGGCGGGGCCAAAGG gcctcttctccactagtgtcacTAAAGAAGTTGAACAGGCCGTCCTTCCAAACGGGAGTGTTGCTGTGAAGAGGATCAGGAACAACCATTCCATTGATGAGAAACTATTTGACCGTGAAGTTGATAGCCTGTTGACGATTAATCATCAAAATGTGGTACGGTTTCTTGGATTCTGTGCTAGCACAGAACATACAGCAGTAAAAATTGAAGGATCAAGACAACATATTTACGCTGAGATGAGAGAAAGATTGCTCTGTTTTGAGTATATCAGCAATGGAAGCCTAAAAAATCATATTACTG ATGAATTAAGGGGACTAGAATGGAATACACGTTACCAAATAATCAAGGGTATCTGCGAAGGGTTGCATCATCTGCACAAGGAAAAACATATATTTCATATGGATTTGAAACCTGCCAATATACTTTTAGATAATcaaatgaggccaaaaattacggATTTTGGTCTATCAAGGCTCGATGAAAAATCAGAAACCATGAGCGAAGACCGTTGTGGATCACT AGGATATTGTGCTCCAGAATACCTATCGAATGGCAAGATGTCATTCAAATCAGACATGTTTAGTTTGGGCATTGTAATCACCGAACTGGTGACTGGAGCGAAGGGTATCCCTGAAAATAATAAGAACAAT GTACTTAGAAAATGGAGGCACAGATGGAAAAAAACAGGGAAGGAAACACCATTGATTTACCAACAAGTAGCAAAATGCATGGAAATTGGGTTGCTCTGCCAGGAAATTGACCCATCCAAACGGCCTTTTATATGGGATATGATACATGATATCAGAGAAATAGAAGGTGTTAATGGTAAATTCAGTGATGACTGTGGATATACATTTGGGCAG ATAAGCCCTTACTCAGAGGATGATATGCTTGGGGTTGAACCACtcgagctacattttccttttgagATTAACAAGCAGATATCATGCTCACTTAAGCTAACCAACCAGACCGATGCTTACATTGCCTTCAACATCCAAAAGATGAGCCCCCTTCCATACCACATGCAGCCGAACAAAGGCATTGTGCCGCCACAATCTAAGTGTAGTGTTGACGTAACATTGCAACCACAGCACAAGGCACCATGGGATATGCAGCGTGCTGACGAGTTCGTTGTGTGGAGCACCAAAGTGAATGGTCTTTCAGCTGAGGATATAACTATAAACATGTTCAATAAAGAGAGTGGTGTGGCTGATGCGATGAACTTGGATGTTGTTTTTCATACAGAAGAGAGCACCATAGTAAGCAAGGAACTCATACTGCACAGTATCACTGAAGACATGTCCAACATTAAGATAGATGGTACAATGGGGAACGTGAAGAAATCTCAGGAGTATTTGTTGCTAACGCCCTTGCGGATGTCAAGCACATGCAGTCATAATCATCGAGAGCCAGAAAAGGAGTCCAGTGAGCCACACGAAGCAAGTGAAAAAACCAGTGAGGTGAGTTGA